A window of the Paenibacillus woosongensis genome harbors these coding sequences:
- a CDS encoding ABC transporter ATP-binding protein: MTLLRLEDVSVRLHNRTVLDSLNWQVEAGKIYSIIGPNGSGKSTLLKTCAGQLKPAQGKVLLQGRLLDSYPRRQLARHMAMLQQSQASLPDVSVRSLVSYGRFPHQPVWGAKRKEDEEIVEWAMAQTGTLPFAERKLSNLSGGERQRVWIAMTLAQQSGLILLDEPTTYLDVNHQWEVMELVHDLNRKYGITIVMVLHDLNHAAACSDELLVMRAGEMYASGPPEQVITDRMLRDVFGVRGSVGRDDRSGRMHCHIEGLLEALDFSAQPAIAAVK; this comes from the coding sequence ATGACGTTGTTACGCTTGGAAGACGTGTCTGTGAGGCTTCACAACCGTACGGTGCTGGATTCGCTGAATTGGCAGGTGGAGGCCGGAAAAATTTACAGCATTATCGGTCCGAATGGCAGCGGCAAAAGCACCTTGCTCAAAACTTGCGCCGGTCAATTAAAGCCTGCGCAAGGAAAGGTGCTCTTACAAGGCAGACTGCTCGACAGCTATCCCCGTCGGCAGTTGGCACGGCATATGGCAATGCTTCAGCAAAGTCAAGCATCTCTGCCGGACGTGTCCGTGCGTTCGCTGGTCAGTTACGGACGTTTTCCTCATCAGCCTGTATGGGGCGCAAAGCGCAAGGAAGACGAGGAGATTGTCGAATGGGCCATGGCTCAGACCGGAACGCTTCCCTTCGCGGAGCGAAAGCTGTCTAACTTATCCGGCGGAGAACGGCAACGCGTATGGATTGCCATGACCTTGGCACAGCAATCGGGGCTAATCTTATTAGATGAACCGACGACCTATCTCGATGTCAATCACCAGTGGGAGGTTATGGAGCTAGTCCACGATCTGAATCGCAAATATGGCATTACGATCGTCATGGTCCTGCATGACCTCAACCATGCTGCAGCTTGCTCCGATGAATTGTTGGTGATGCGAGCTGGCGAAATGTATGCCAGCGGACCGCCGGAGCAAGTCATCACCGATCGCATGCTGCGCGATGTGTTCGGTGTGAGAGGGAGCGTAGGAAGGGATGATCGAAGCGGTCGCATGCATTGCCATATCGAAGGGCTGCTTGAGGCGCTGGATTTCTCAGCTCAACCCGCAATCGCGGCAGTCAAATAA
- a CDS encoding VanZ family protein, translating into MVKQRKILLTATIVYTIIVLYFMFFAFGRGEASEQISSYTFIFMPENFISLPSPADLLHPNLMSMVAFGNTIAFIPFGILIPWLYRVSFVRFIILFFIAILVLETIQALTFLGSFDINDALQNSIGAALGFGAYKLGFRYRSLGRNLVATAISGMVLFIALWGLGAAVDKITTKVEGPFVAITEWTDNSGNSSTGDKPDSIQINGQKIPLRYNLYGAEGGDSRTFTYKSEGQTIFSFDYGCPEPTDYSGSISVTRDDREIMSNSGELQRTHPDLFPSLFKIPLEPGDELKITIKGDMKAWDVGYTRMQYFWN; encoded by the coding sequence ATGGTCAAACAACGCAAAATTTTACTAACCGCAACTATTGTCTATACCATTATTGTACTTTATTTTATGTTCTTCGCTTTCGGCAGAGGAGAGGCTTCGGAGCAAATTTCCAGCTACACCTTTATTTTCATGCCGGAGAACTTTATTAGTTTGCCGTCTCCAGCTGATCTCCTGCATCCCAACCTAATGAGTATGGTGGCTTTCGGGAACACTATTGCGTTTATTCCTTTCGGTATATTGATTCCATGGCTATACCGGGTCAGCTTTGTCCGGTTCATCATCTTATTCTTCATCGCGATTCTTGTGCTGGAAACGATCCAGGCCCTTACATTCCTGGGCAGCTTCGATATCAACGACGCTCTTCAGAATTCGATTGGAGCAGCCCTCGGTTTTGGGGCGTACAAGCTTGGTTTCCGTTACCGGAGCCTCGGGCGCAATCTGGTGGCAACGGCTATATCGGGTATGGTTCTTTTTATAGCTTTATGGGGATTAGGGGCGGCGGTAGACAAAATAACAACTAAAGTAGAGGGTCCGTTTGTGGCGATCACTGAATGGACGGACAACTCGGGCAATTCATCCACCGGAGACAAACCGGACAGTATTCAAATCAACGGACAGAAGATACCGCTCCGCTATAACCTATATGGCGCTGAAGGCGGAGATTCCAGAACGTTCACGTACAAGTCTGAGGGACAGACGATTTTCTCCTTCGATTACGGATGCCCCGAACCAACGGATTATTCCGGTAGTATCAGTGTTACTCGGGATGACAGGGAGATCATGAGCAATTCTGGAGAACTTCAGCGTACTCATCCTGATCTGTTCCCTTCGCTATTCAAGATTCCGCTTGAGCCGGGGGATGAGCTGAAGATCACGATTAAGGGCGACATGAAAGCATGGGATGTCGGGTATACGCGGATGCAGTATTTCTGGAACTAA
- a CDS encoding FecCD family ABC transporter permease: MNRSNIWLSLFIRIHMRMVINAFRIPMSKGVLVIVALTAAAILATGFSIGTGAVRISLSEIWLYVFHGYDGPMKEIVWNIRLPRTLVGMLVGANLALSGALLQGVMRNSLADPHIIGVSSGAGLFGIIVLILFPHLWSMLTPIAFLGASGAAAIIYLLAWKDGVQPVRLILAGVAVSAFLGSGISALLIFFSDRVNGALVFMVGGLSAKSWPELEIILPYSLIGMSLAFIGSSHLNILALGDSNARGLGLAVEAARFFLTALATLLAASAVSVVGLLGFVGLIVPHSARLLIGSDYRFLLPASVLLGAAVVTFCDTLARLMFAPLELPVGIMMGALGAPFFLYLLRREAR; this comes from the coding sequence GTGAATCGGTCGAATATTTGGCTAAGCTTGTTTATCCGGATACATATGAGAATGGTCATTAATGCTTTCCGTATTCCGATGTCCAAAGGCGTTCTTGTCATTGTCGCTTTGACGGCTGCGGCAATCCTCGCTACTGGATTCAGCATCGGTACCGGAGCAGTCCGCATTTCGTTGTCAGAGATTTGGTTATATGTCTTTCACGGTTATGACGGTCCAATGAAGGAAATTGTGTGGAACATTCGGCTGCCTCGCACGTTAGTGGGCATGCTCGTTGGCGCTAATCTGGCACTGTCCGGTGCGCTCTTGCAAGGCGTGATGCGGAACTCGCTGGCAGATCCGCACATCATCGGCGTGTCATCTGGAGCAGGATTATTCGGCATCATCGTTCTCATTTTATTTCCACATCTATGGTCGATGCTGACACCTATCGCTTTTCTTGGCGCTTCCGGAGCTGCCGCCATCATTTATTTGCTCGCCTGGAAGGACGGTGTACAGCCGGTGCGCCTCATACTTGCAGGCGTGGCCGTGTCCGCCTTTCTCGGCTCTGGCATCTCCGCATTGTTAATTTTCTTCAGCGATCGGGTGAACGGTGCCCTCGTGTTTATGGTTGGCGGCTTGTCCGCCAAAAGCTGGCCAGAGCTTGAAATCATTCTCCCTTATTCGCTCATTGGCATGAGCCTGGCGTTCATTGGCAGCTCGCATTTGAATATACTTGCCCTTGGCGATTCCAATGCACGCGGCCTCGGCTTGGCGGTGGAAGCAGCTCGCTTCTTCCTGACGGCGCTCGCTACCTTGCTTGCCGCAAGCGCGGTCAGCGTCGTCGGCCTGCTCGGCTTCGTCGGTCTGATCGTTCCGCATTCAGCCCGCTTGCTGATCGGCAGTGATTATCGGTTCTTACTTCCTGCATCCGTGCTGCTTGGAGCGGCCGTTGTGACATTTTGCGATACACTCGCCCGCTTGATGTTTGCTCCTTTGGAACTGCCGGTCGGCATTATGATGGGAGCTTTGGGGGCGCCGTTCTTTCTATATTTGCTAAGGAGGGAAGCGAGATGA
- a CDS encoding helix-turn-helix domain-containing protein: protein MSDLKKLIGEKIRSIRNKKNLTLLQLSQITGQQTSYLTEVELGKRNLSIDSLEKIMDALNIKPGNLLDFREIDPDSQEFGTRTVLEVHYQFLLGKKSEDVKMIHKITTEIFKSIDAAARSE, encoded by the coding sequence ATGTCTGATTTAAAAAAACTGATCGGTGAAAAAATTCGTAGCATACGTAATAAAAAAAATCTGACCTTACTTCAATTAAGCCAAATAACAGGGCAACAAACCTCATATTTAACCGAAGTTGAACTTGGAAAAAGAAATCTATCCATTGATTCATTGGAAAAAATCATGGACGCTCTTAACATAAAGCCAGGAAATCTTTTAGATTTTCGAGAAATCGATCCAGATTCTCAGGAATTTGGGACCAGAACTGTCCTTGAGGTCCACTATCAATTTCTATTAGGGAAGAAGAGCGAAGATGTAAAGATGATCCATAAGATAACAACGGAGATTTTCAAATCAATAGATGCCGCAGCGAGGTCTGAATAG
- a CDS encoding ABC transporter substrate-binding protein gives MHAYKRQNLLRQWSGGLLAGVMFVSGCAAPSNPASDNNRDALELSPSAESRPVSVHDAEERESFLTFEDDTGREIRLPEQPQRIIVLSPQLLDLLYSVDGHAIAHATSPGGTVPDKAERIEEVGGMTTVNTEKLLALKPDLVIGSVVFHRELTAILDASNVPFALFNLSTYADLKQKAVLFGQLSGTENKAREALADLDQEIREWTAQVPASDAPTYIMLNVSPNSLSVQRQDTVGIEVATMLHMHNLAETWEAASNSPSTAPFSLEKIVELNPDYVFILIHGAREDGEKKIQSDLASQPAWTSLRAVKENRMIILPSDRFLSNPGFRLSESVEYLAKLVYPDTYENGH, from the coding sequence ATGCATGCATACAAGCGGCAAAATTTACTTCGCCAATGGAGCGGAGGACTGCTAGCAGGAGTTATGTTCGTATCCGGTTGTGCAGCGCCGTCCAATCCTGCGAGCGACAATAATCGTGATGCATTGGAGTTATCGCCGTCAGCGGAGTCTAGACCTGTATCTGTTCATGATGCGGAGGAAAGGGAGTCGTTTCTCACGTTCGAAGACGACACTGGAAGGGAGATTCGGCTGCCTGAGCAACCACAGCGCATCATCGTCCTATCGCCGCAGCTATTGGATTTGCTTTATTCGGTTGACGGTCACGCCATTGCCCACGCCACATCACCGGGTGGAACGGTGCCGGATAAAGCGGAGCGAATCGAAGAAGTCGGGGGAATGACGACCGTCAATACGGAGAAGCTACTTGCTTTAAAGCCTGATCTCGTGATCGGCTCTGTGGTGTTTCACCGTGAGTTAACGGCGATTTTGGATGCGAGTAACGTGCCGTTCGCCCTGTTCAATCTGAGTACATATGCGGACTTGAAGCAAAAAGCGGTGTTGTTCGGTCAGCTCTCCGGGACGGAAAACAAAGCAAGGGAAGCACTTGCCGATTTGGATCAGGAAATTCGTGAATGGACTGCCCAGGTACCGGCCAGTGATGCACCAACTTACATCATGCTGAACGTGAGCCCAAACAGTCTTTCTGTGCAGCGGCAAGATACCGTCGGAATCGAGGTCGCAACTATGCTGCATATGCACAATTTGGCGGAAACATGGGAAGCAGCAAGCAACAGTCCGTCGACTGCACCATTTAGTCTGGAAAAAATCGTCGAGCTAAACCCGGATTATGTGTTTATCCTGATCCACGGGGCGCGAGAAGATGGGGAGAAGAAAATTCAATCCGATCTGGCCAGCCAACCTGCATGGACATCGCTGCGTGCGGTGAAGGAAAACCGTATGATCATCTTGCCGTCTGATCGGTTTCTCTCAAACCCGGGATTTCGATTAAGTGAATCGGTCGAATATTTGGCTAAGCTTGTTTATCCGGATACATATGAGAATGGTCATTAA
- a CDS encoding site-specific integrase yields the protein MTQLGLRISELITIYSASIKQVGGDTMLIYSTGKLSPEPVEVSKPANQLVVYALDKIKEYAVPLQKESGLPYLFLSRNRSKKGYPVGLASHSNWNKNHLRPWIKQHNIRDKNNELIDFTSHTFRHVFASYALKGGASIEVALQHICHPPT from the coding sequence TTGACTCAATTGGGACTGCGTATTAGTGAGTTGATCACTATTTATAGCGCCTCAATCAAGCAAGTAGGCGGCGATACGATGCTAATTTATTCAACTGGAAAGTTGAGTCCCGAACCAGTAGAGGTTTCAAAGCCAGCGAATCAACTAGTAGTATACGCATTGGATAAAATCAAAGAATATGCAGTGCCGTTACAAAAGGAATCAGGGCTTCCATATTTGTTCCTGTCAAGAAATAGAAGCAAAAAAGGCTACCCGGTTGGATTGGCTTCGCATTCAAATTGGAATAAGAATCATTTGCGACCATGGATTAAACAGCATAATATCCGAGATAAGAACAACGAATTAATTGATTTTACTAGCCATACATTCCGTCATGTATTTGCAAGCTACGCATTAAAGGGTGGGGCATCGATAGAGGTGGCGTTACAGCATATTTGCCATCCTCCCACCTAA
- a CDS encoding VWA domain-containing protein, with the protein MQVKPHLYPFCAVVGQERAQKALLLHAVNPGLKGVLLAGPPGTAKSTLIHGVTELLPELNVINIPLNVDEERLWGDWDMAAAVRSGKRTFVPGLLAAADGHIVTVDNAHIMPERLMKAVLTAGDNVAGEPAHGHVRKSSERRSGLDSAAFRLFAAMSPDDRKPLPAMFDRCGLYVRLETSADLAERTEIASRLLAFKQDPESFRLAYESETKELRARIAAARTRLPAVHIDGELLRLAAEIAEEAGCLGHRADILLIEAVRTITAWEGLSETTQEHLQEAAGFVLPHRMRAASQPEVSRGKSPGDLPDQEQTKHDSNGDHPSPGSHRDKESQRESQAEGENNATNGEQVDRSQFASPAQLGGDHNGEADSRQSLSSEARAVVEAVGREIAVQPFVFTSPHPMKQAQTGKRNQASVGTVNGRYVRAAMPRGPLRDIAFDATLRMAAPFQRIRKQQSSSYNTNLKLWIEPSDVRVKVRENKTGTALLFVVDASGSMNANKRMKAVKGAVLSLLRDAYRQRDHVGLIAFRDQQAELLLGLTRSVELAERKLRTLPAGGKTPLGIGLEKGLMAIRPLLNRRSGLIPAMIVMTDGKANVSAEAAGDPWQESLQAAQRIAAAGIRTLVIDTEDGVVRFGYARKLAEAMQARYYRLEQLEAGSIERAVRTLI; encoded by the coding sequence ATGCAAGTTAAGCCTCACTTGTATCCGTTCTGTGCTGTAGTCGGTCAAGAACGTGCGCAAAAGGCGCTGCTGCTTCATGCTGTAAATCCGGGATTAAAGGGGGTGCTGCTGGCAGGCCCACCAGGAACGGCGAAGTCCACGCTCATCCATGGTGTTACAGAGCTTCTGCCGGAACTTAACGTCATTAACATTCCTTTGAACGTGGATGAGGAACGGCTTTGGGGCGACTGGGATATGGCAGCTGCTGTCCGCAGCGGCAAACGAACGTTTGTACCCGGCTTGCTTGCAGCTGCGGATGGGCACATCGTCACGGTAGACAATGCACATATCATGCCCGAAAGGTTAATGAAAGCGGTCCTGACTGCTGGCGACAATGTGGCGGGCGAGCCCGCGCATGGGCATGTCCGCAAGAGCTCTGAGCGAAGAAGTGGCCTTGACAGTGCAGCATTCCGCCTGTTCGCAGCTATGAGTCCGGACGATAGGAAGCCGCTGCCGGCGATGTTTGATCGCTGCGGGCTATATGTGCGACTGGAAACCTCGGCGGACCTTGCGGAGCGAACGGAAATCGCAAGCCGCTTGCTCGCCTTCAAACAAGATCCTGAGTCGTTTCGCCTAGCTTATGAATCGGAAACGAAGGAATTGAGAGCACGTATCGCAGCGGCTAGGACTCGGCTGCCTGCTGTACATATTGATGGAGAGCTGCTACGTTTGGCTGCCGAAATCGCTGAGGAAGCTGGCTGTCTGGGACACCGCGCGGACATCCTGCTGATCGAAGCGGTCCGTACGATCACAGCTTGGGAGGGTCTTAGCGAGACGACACAGGAACATCTGCAAGAAGCGGCGGGCTTTGTGCTGCCGCACCGGATGCGTGCAGCATCTCAACCGGAAGTGTCGCGAGGGAAGTCGCCTGGAGACTTGCCGGATCAAGAGCAAACGAAGCATGATTCGAATGGCGATCATCCATCACCAGGATCGCATCGCGATAAGGAAAGCCAAAGAGAAAGCCAAGCGGAAGGAGAGAATAATGCGACAAACGGCGAGCAAGTTGACCGGTCACAATTCGCTTCGCCTGCACAACTTGGGGGCGACCACAACGGCGAAGCCGATAGTAGACAATCTCTTTCCTCAGAGGCGCGGGCTGTAGTGGAAGCCGTTGGACGGGAAATCGCTGTGCAGCCATTCGTCTTTACCTCGCCGCATCCAATGAAACAAGCGCAAACTGGGAAACGAAATCAAGCGTCAGTAGGAACGGTAAACGGTCGATATGTGCGGGCTGCGATGCCACGCGGCCCTCTAAGAGACATTGCGTTTGATGCCACGCTTCGTATGGCGGCTCCCTTTCAGCGGATACGTAAGCAACAATCAAGTTCATATAACACGAACTTAAAGCTATGGATTGAGCCGAGTGATGTGCGTGTGAAGGTTAGGGAAAACAAGACAGGAACTGCTTTGCTATTCGTCGTCGATGCCAGCGGTTCGATGAATGCAAATAAGAGAATGAAGGCTGTCAAAGGTGCGGTATTGTCTTTACTTCGTGATGCGTACCGGCAGCGTGACCATGTGGGCTTGATTGCCTTTCGCGATCAACAAGCTGAATTGCTGCTCGGGTTGACACGCAGTGTAGAGCTCGCGGAACGCAAATTGAGGACGCTGCCAGCTGGCGGGAAAACTCCGCTAGGTATTGGACTGGAAAAGGGACTTATGGCGATCCGCCCTTTGTTAAATAGAAGAAGTGGACTCATCCCCGCGATGATCGTCATGACCGATGGAAAGGCGAACGTCAGCGCAGAAGCGGCAGGTGATCCATGGCAGGAAAGCCTGCAAGCTGCACAACGCATCGCAGCGGCTGGCATACGCACACTTGTGATCGATACGGAGGATGGTGTAGTACGATTCGGCTATGCCCGCAAGCTGGCGGAAGCGATGCAAGCGCGGTATTACCGGTTAGAACAATTGGAGGCTGGGAGTATCGAACGAGCTGTACGGACGTTGATCTAA
- a CDS encoding ATP-binding protein, whose protein sequence is MEGKADVYPFAAIVGQDLMRKGLLLNLVNRKLGGILIRGEKGTAKSTAVRAIADLMPELSVVNLPVHATEDRVVGTLDIEHAIREGEKKFEPGLLAKAHGHILYVDEINLLDDAIVDALLDAAAMGVNTVEREGVSYSHPSRFILIGTMNPEEGELRPQLLDRFALSVEVNGERDVESRMEVIRRRLAFEADPDEFRRRYEPQQLELRERIERARQLLEQIKPSEELLKWTAAVGIRLKVDGHRADIMLMKTAMAMAAFQGRTQIVADDMVEAAMMVMPHRMRKRPFEEGAYDHETIRELLGDLLSEVTHAS, encoded by the coding sequence ATGGAGGGGAAAGCAGACGTATATCCATTCGCGGCAATCGTCGGACAGGACTTGATGCGCAAAGGGCTGCTGCTTAATCTTGTCAATCGGAAGCTCGGCGGCATCTTGATCCGCGGGGAGAAAGGCACAGCCAAATCGACGGCCGTACGCGCAATCGCGGACTTAATGCCGGAGCTGAGCGTCGTGAATTTGCCCGTACATGCTACGGAGGATCGCGTCGTCGGCACATTGGATATCGAGCATGCGATTCGAGAAGGAGAGAAAAAGTTCGAGCCGGGACTGTTAGCGAAGGCGCATGGACATATTTTGTACGTGGATGAAATCAATCTACTCGATGATGCGATCGTCGATGCGCTGCTCGACGCAGCAGCCATGGGGGTGAACACCGTTGAGCGAGAAGGCGTCTCCTACTCGCATCCGAGCCGCTTTATCTTGATCGGTACGATGAACCCGGAGGAAGGGGAGCTGCGGCCGCAGCTGCTGGATCGCTTCGCGCTTTCAGTAGAGGTGAATGGGGAACGAGATGTGGAGAGCCGAATGGAGGTCATTCGCCGGCGCCTAGCATTCGAAGCAGATCCAGACGAATTCCGAAGACGTTATGAGCCGCAACAACTAGAGCTTCGGGAACGGATAGAACGAGCGCGTCAGCTGCTCGAGCAGATCAAACCGTCCGAGGAGTTACTGAAATGGACCGCCGCAGTCGGCATTCGGCTGAAGGTAGACGGACATCGTGCGGATATCATGTTAATGAAAACCGCCATGGCGATGGCTGCATTCCAGGGAAGAACGCAGATCGTGGCAGACGATATGGTAGAAGCGGCGATGATGGTGATGCCGCATCGCATGCGCAAGCGGCCGTTCGAAGAGGGAGCATATGACCACGAGACGATACGCGAGCTGCTCGGCGACCTTCTGTCCGAGGTCACCCATGCAAGTTAA